The Glycine soja cultivar W05 chromosome 8, ASM419377v2, whole genome shotgun sequence genome has a window encoding:
- the LOC114422370 gene encoding stem 28 kDa glycoprotein-like → MQKLVVVKKMKVLVFFVAIVLAAWHCHGSDHDHDHGHTYQIFPLRMKTGHGGHYIPEVSCQSWRLGVEAHNVIDWKTVPQDCEGYIGNYMLGEQYRSDSKIVNQQAYFYAKTLNITAKTAWVFDIDETTLSNLPYYADHGFGVELYNETSFNKWVDLGEAPALPESLKLYKKLLSLGIKIVFITGRPLDQKAVTATNLKLAGYHTWEKLITKNTSEYHGKTAVTYKSTERKKLEEKGYKIIGNIGDQWSDLLGTNTGDRTFKLPDPMYYIS, encoded by the exons ATGCAAAAGTTAGTAGTagtgaagaaaatgaaagtCCTTGTTTTCTTTGTTGCTATAGTTCTAGCAGCATGGCATTGCCATGGCTCAGACCATGACCATGACCATGGCCACACCTACCAAATTTTCCCTCTGAGAATGAAAACTGGCCATGGTGGCCACTACATTCCGGAGGTATCATGCCAAAGTTGGAGGCTTGGTGTGGAAGCACACAACGTCATTGACTGGAAAACCGTTCCTCAAGATTGCGAGGGATATATTGGGAACTACATGCTTGGCGAACAATATAGATCAGACTCCAaaatagttaaccaacaagctTATTTCTATGCTAAAACCCTCAATATCACTGCCAAAACCGCATGGGTGTTCGACATAGATGAGACTACACTCTCTAATCTCCCTTACTATGCTGACCATGGATTTGG GGTGGAGTTATATAATGAAACATCGTTTAATAAATGGGTTGACCTTGGCGAGGCACCGGCACTGCCAGAGAGTCTCAAATTGTACAAGAAACTGTTGTCTCTTGGCATCAAGATTGTATTCATAACAGGAAGACCACTGGATCAAAAGGCTGTAACTGCTACCAACTTAAAGCTTGCTGGATATCACACATGGGAAAAGTTAATTACCAA GAATACATCTGAATACCATGGTAAGACAGCAGTTACATACAAATCTACTGAGAGAAAGAAGCTGGAGGAAAAAGGATACAAAATCATTGGAAACATTGGAGACCAATGGAGCGATCTATTAGGAACCAACACAGGCGATAGGACCTTTAAGTTGCCTGATCCCATGTACTACATTAGTTGA